The genomic region CCAAGGCCCAGGCGTTCTGCGCGGCCCTGGACTAGGTGATCAGTTCCAGGACCGGGCCTTCGTGCACGGCCTTGTAGACCTTGTCCCGCAGCTGGTTCGCCTCCGGATCGGTCAGCGTTCGATCGACCGACCGGAGGACCAGCCTGATCAGCACGTTGCGCTGCCCCGGACTCAGCTGGAGGCGGTCCCGGGCCGCCTCCGGCAGTTCGTCGTACGCCGTTTCGCCGCGCACTTCGACGGACTCGGCCACCTCCTCGTCCGGCCCGAGCGCTTGCCGGACCCGGTCGCCCAGCAGCTCGGGAGACAGATCGGTGTCCGGCCCGACGACGACCGACAGGTCACGGCGTACGGCGGGCATCGCGGAAACCTCCTTGTAGGGCAGCAGATCCAGCATCTGACCGGCCACCCGCGGATCGGTGGACCGGAGCAGGCGGATGTCGCGGATGCCCTTGCGCAGCATCAGCAGCCGGTCGAGGCCGGGGCCCATCGCGAGCCCGGTCCAGCGCTCGTCGAGGCCCGCTCGGCGCAGGACGTGCGGCGCCGCCACACCGCACTCGCCGATCTCGATCCAGTCGTCGCCGAGCCGGACGTCGATCTGCCGGCCGTGGGTCGTGTACGGGTGGACGGCGGGCACCGTCCGGTACGTCTGACCCGGTAGCACCGTTTCGACCAGGTGCGCGATCATCGCCTCCAGTTCGGGCTCGCCGAGGGTGATGTCGCGGCTGATCCGCCAGAGGTCGAGCTGGTGCGGGGTGCCGGTGTGCTGCCAGTCGACCGAGTCGCGGCGGTAGCAGATCCCCGCGCAGACCATCAGGACGTCGGTCGAGCCGGAGGCCGCCAGCTCGCGCAGCGCCGGCGGGATCATCGCGGACGTGTGGCTGCGCAGCACCTCACCGGCCGAGGCGTAGCGGGTGTAGCGCGCGTCCCGGGTGACCGCGTCGGCGGCGTACCCGAGGTTGTCGTAGTTGTCGGCGAGCGGCACGACCGGGTGGTCGCGCCGGGTCCAGATCTCCGTGTACGGCCAGGCCTGGCCGAGCGTCGTACGGAGCGAGTCGACGATCAGCTGCAGGGCGTGCGGGCCCTGGGCCGGATCGGTGAGGTCGCGCAGGGACAGCGCGGCGTGCAGTTCCGGGGTGCTGAGAACAGCCATCGGGAATCTCCTGAGATGAGCAGGTGCGGGGAGCCAGAACACCCCGACCGGTCGTGGTCACCTCAGGGAGAGAACGCGGCAGCGATCCACCCCGTCGGCACCACTGTGCCGGCCGGGGCGCGGAAATCGCTGCCCGTGCTGCTGCATGCGACCTACTGTACCCGGCGCGCGCAGCGCCGTCCGGAGATTTCCCCAGGGTGCGAGGATCGGCCTCATGCGATGGATCGACGGGTTGGAAGCGACCGCGGCGGAGAGACTGCCCGCGGCGGTGCACCGGTACTTCCGGCAGGGGTCGGCGGGCGGCATCAGCGCGGGCGAGGCGGTCACCGCCTGGTCGTCGTACCGGTTCCGGCCGCGGGTGCTGACCGACGTGTCGACGGTCGGTACCAGTACGACGGTGCTCGGCACGCCCGTCGACGGGCCGGTGCTGGTCGCCCCGACCACCTTGCAGCGCCTGGCCGATCCCGGCGGTGAGGCGGCGATGGCCGCCGGCGTCGCGACGGCCCGGTCGCTGCTCGGCGTGTCCAGCAACGCCGGTACGACGTACGCCGAGATCGGCGCGACCGGGGCGCCGTGGTGGCTGCAGATCTACCTGACCCGCAACCGCGACATCACCGTGCGCATGCTCGACGCGGCGGTCGCCGCCGGCGCGCGCGCCGTCGTTCTGACCGCCGACACCCCGGTCGTCGGACGCAAGGAAGACGACGGGCCGACGGTCTGGCAAGCCGTCGGCCCTGGCGACCTGCGGGCGAACCTCGACGCGGAGCTGTACTCCGACGAGGATCTGGCGAAGGCCGACGACCTGACCCCGGACGTGATCGGCTGGCTCGGCGAACGCACCGGGCTTCCCGTGGTGGTCAAGGGCGTGCT from Kribbella flavida DSM 17836 harbors:
- a CDS encoding alpha-hydroxy acid oxidase; protein product: MRWIDGLEATAAERLPAAVHRYFRQGSAGGISAGEAVTAWSSYRFRPRVLTDVSTVGTSTTVLGTPVDGPVLVAPTTLQRLADPGGEAAMAAGVATARSLLGVSSNAGTTYAEIGATGAPWWLQIYLTRNRDITVRMLDAAVAAGARAVVLTADTPVVGRKEDDGPTVWQAVGPGDLRANLDAELYSDEDLAKADDLTPDVIGWLGERTGLPVVVKGVLRGDDAQRCVAAGAAGLIVSNHGGRQLDGAIASAHALPEVVEAVAGTGTEVYVDGGIRRGEHVLAALALGARAVFVGRPALWALTADSSAGVTRLLTDLYAELAHALTLVGVPHPDDLTPDLVVPSPL